From the genome of Abyssicoccus albus, one region includes:
- the hisS gene encoding histidine--tRNA ligase — MINIAKGTQDLLPEVTSDWQYVENKLREIAQNYNYKEIRTPIFEHTELFTRGVGGSTDIVQKEMYTFTDKGDRSITLRPEGTAPVVRSYIENKMHGYANQPIKLFYEGPMFRYERKQKGRYRQFVQFGVEAIGAEDPAIDAEIIAMVMDIYQSFGLKKLKLYINSIGDIDSRSEYNKALVEHFKPSIEEFCSDCQQRIDTNPMRILDCKKDREHRLVKSAPRIYDYLNDDSKQYFEQVKLYLDQLGIDYEVDTNLVRGLDYYTHTAFEVMSDAEGFGAITTLCGGGRYNGLLEMLDGPNETGIGFALSIERLLLALEAEGIEIEHDDALDLFIATLDEDSKQYAVQLLHRLRKAGVKADTDYKSRKLKGQMKQADRERAKYTIVLGENEIKNQQVKLKDMNDGGEHVIELSSLTDELKERLS; from the coding sequence AGAAATCGCACAAAATTATAACTATAAAGAAATTAGAACACCAATTTTTGAGCACACTGAGTTATTTACAAGAGGTGTCGGTGGGTCAACGGATATCGTTCAAAAGGAAATGTATACATTCACAGATAAAGGAGATCGTTCAATCACATTAAGACCAGAAGGTACTGCACCTGTTGTGAGAAGTTATATCGAAAATAAAATGCATGGATATGCTAATCAACCGATTAAACTGTTCTATGAAGGTCCAATGTTCCGATATGAACGTAAACAAAAAGGAAGGTATCGTCAATTTGTACAATTCGGAGTTGAAGCGATTGGTGCTGAAGACCCAGCCATTGATGCTGAGATTATCGCAATGGTGATGGATATCTACCAATCATTCGGGCTAAAAAAGTTAAAGCTATACATTAATTCGATTGGTGATATTGATTCAAGAAGTGAATATAATAAAGCACTCGTAGAACATTTCAAGCCTTCGATCGAAGAATTTTGTTCAGATTGTCAACAACGGATTGATACGAATCCGATGAGAATATTGGATTGTAAAAAAGACCGTGAACATCGATTAGTGAAATCTGCACCGAGGATATATGATTACTTAAATGATGACTCAAAACAATACTTCGAACAAGTGAAATTATATTTAGATCAACTGGGGATTGATTATGAAGTCGATACAAATTTAGTTCGTGGTCTCGATTATTACACCCATACTGCATTTGAAGTGATGAGTGATGCGGAAGGATTCGGCGCAATCACAACGTTATGTGGTGGTGGACGTTACAATGGATTGTTAGAAATGTTAGATGGACCGAATGAGACAGGTATTGGTTTCGCTTTAAGCATTGAACGGTTGTTACTAGCTCTAGAAGCGGAAGGCATAGAGATTGAGCACGATGATGCATTAGATTTATTTATTGCAACGTTAGATGAAGATAGTAAGCAATATGCGGTACAGTTATTGCATCGTTTAAGAAAAGCAGGGGTTAAAGCAGATACAGATTACAAATCCCGCAAATTGAAAGGGCAGATGAAACAAGCAGATCGTGAACGTGCAAAGTATACGATCGTATTAGGTGAAAATGAAATCAAAAATCAACAAGTAAAACTGAAAGATATGAATGACGGTGGTGAACATGTCATTGAATTATCATCATTAACGGATGAGTTAAAGGAGAGGTTATCATGA